From the genome of Nitrospira lenta, one region includes:
- a CDS encoding DUF420 domain-containing protein produces the protein MDWLKDPGFLGTHATIGADLSQFMATLFTGLFIVGWIQAKQRKADAHHWLMLGGMISMLSFFIAYYLFRQLGVLAVEGKEGFGGSQALYDYVFIPVLTLHIILVIIGLVMAVYMIVLGFRSQQVISGVRSLRESLLVTTWKKVGVIFGVVTVVVLGLFFSRVATAGFSMRKLEVYLGLLLLVGIVLAIEITIQRIWPDGGRRHRALGRFTMVIYCILFATGTFTYTMLYILYPGKIG, from the coding sequence ATGGACTGGCTCAAAGATCCTGGATTTCTTGGGACGCATGCCACGATCGGTGCGGACTTGAGCCAGTTCATGGCCACACTCTTTACCGGTCTGTTTATCGTGGGATGGATTCAGGCGAAACAGCGCAAGGCCGATGCCCATCATTGGCTGATGCTGGGCGGGATGATCTCCATGCTCAGTTTTTTCATTGCCTACTACTTGTTTCGGCAGCTTGGGGTTTTGGCGGTTGAGGGCAAGGAAGGGTTCGGGGGCTCCCAAGCGCTGTACGACTACGTGTTTATTCCGGTGCTCACGCTCCACATCATTCTCGTCATTATCGGATTGGTGATGGCGGTCTATATGATCGTGTTGGGATTTCGCTCGCAGCAGGTGATCAGCGGCGTCCGGTCGCTGCGCGAGTCGCTGCTGGTCACAACCTGGAAGAAAGTGGGCGTGATCTTTGGTGTGGTCACGGTCGTCGTGCTCGGACTGTTTTTTTCTCGCGTCGCGACCGCCGGCTTTTCCATGCGGAAGCTGGAGGTGTATCTCGGGCTGCTGTTGCTGGTTGGGATTGTGCTGGCGATAGAGATCACGATTCAACGTATTTGGCCGGATGGCGGCCGTCGGCATCGCGCGCTGGGCCGATTCACGATGGTCATCTATTGCATCCTATTTGCCACCGGCACCTTTACGTACACGATGCTCTACATTCTGTATCCCGGGAAAATCGGATAG
- a CDS encoding methyltransferase, with protein sequence MSRELSLAEIFQLGYYWETKILLTGVRLDLFSALDGKRRTAQDIAGRLGAHEPTLTLLLNALVAMRLLSKEGEAYSNSAAADTHLVKHSPQYIGHLLLLHDAEWENWGKLEQTIRTGQRAVDRHVFETDPELGTNVLAVLHRIGQQSGPDFARRLSLTGPVRMLDLGGGAGTNAIAFCQVYPELTATVFDLPATLRLTEKTIKEAGLDSRIALHPGNFNTDNLGGPYDVVLMSDILHYQTYETNAALVKKVLAHLAPGGRLIIKDRFLDEAGTGPAWTTAFAVHILVNTQQGGCYKTGDAIQWMTAAGFASATELEKTAVVQGLKGTR encoded by the coding sequence GTGTCACGAGAACTCTCGCTCGCCGAAATCTTTCAACTCGGATACTACTGGGAGACGAAAATTCTCCTGACAGGCGTGCGCCTGGACCTCTTTTCCGCTCTCGACGGGAAGCGGAGAACAGCTCAGGACATCGCCGGCCGTCTCGGCGCCCATGAGCCGACCCTGACGCTGTTGTTAAACGCACTTGTCGCCATGCGATTGCTGAGCAAAGAAGGCGAAGCCTACAGTAATTCTGCGGCAGCAGACACGCATCTCGTGAAACATTCTCCTCAATATATCGGGCACTTGCTCCTGTTGCACGATGCAGAATGGGAGAATTGGGGAAAGTTAGAGCAGACCATTCGAACCGGGCAGCGGGCCGTCGATCGGCATGTTTTTGAGACGGATCCCGAGCTGGGCACCAATGTGCTTGCTGTGCTTCACCGGATCGGACAGCAGAGCGGGCCAGATTTTGCCAGGCGGCTGAGTCTGACCGGGCCGGTGCGCATGCTGGACTTAGGAGGCGGTGCGGGAACGAATGCGATCGCCTTTTGTCAGGTCTATCCCGAACTCACGGCCACTGTCTTCGATCTCCCTGCGACGCTGCGTCTGACGGAGAAGACGATAAAGGAAGCCGGTCTCGATTCGCGGATTGCGCTGCACCCTGGAAACTTCAATACGGACAACCTCGGCGGTCCTTATGACGTCGTGCTGATGTCCGACATTTTGCACTACCAGACCTACGAGACGAATGCGGCGTTGGTCAAGAAAGTCCTGGCGCATCTGGCCCCAGGGGGGCGCTTGATCATTAAAGATCGATTTTTGGACGAGGCGGGAACCGGACCTGCCTGGACGACGGCTTTTGCGGTTCATATCCTGGTCAATACGCAGCAGGGTGGCTGCTACAAGACGGGTGACGCTATTCAATGGATGACCGCAGCGGGGTTTGCCTCGGCCACGGAGCTGGAGAAAACCGCCGTGGTACAGGGCCTGAAAGGTACAAGGTAA
- a CDS encoding HEAT repeat domain-containing protein: MTQMVRTKPKQGVVAVVGLLCALAWLNLSMPSMLMAGASAVPKEAQAAFEKKAYQQVLDELAKLDKDKAAAPDVRRLKIRSLINLGKPKEALDEYDLLAQSLKRDDEPVLREVALGLIVVLVKDMREQMRGAAYTALKEIDSRDAVPLFEDGLSDGSGPVRVLAVEGLGRSEAGRKSKKLRGAIEDQAGLVKARVVKVLGRSGDSSVLPLIEAAAKDELSPVRIAAYAALIRLGKKEAWDELRKVADAANPDDRTDAMRAIADLKDQRGAPLMMELLTYAQPSVRGTAARGLGQLGRKEAREKIEVLLKDPIPAVRESAVSSLAELGAVESVPAIKQLLGDGQVTVRAAAVASLLQLGQSFEMVAETARALAQQSDTASRASIAFALGKATKSNAKAAVIFLSGLTADSLPGPKIVALRSLGHIGDREVIPLMMEGMHDTNEAVRATAAGGLLHLLQSNP, translated from the coding sequence ATGACGCAAATGGTTCGAACTAAACCTAAACAGGGTGTTGTGGCAGTCGTTGGACTTCTGTGCGCGCTCGCATGGCTCAATCTGTCTATGCCGTCTATGCTGATGGCCGGGGCATCGGCCGTTCCCAAAGAAGCCCAGGCGGCCTTTGAGAAGAAAGCCTATCAGCAGGTGCTCGATGAACTGGCGAAGCTCGATAAGGACAAAGCTGCTGCCCCCGATGTCCGGCGGCTCAAAATCCGATCCTTGATCAATCTAGGCAAGCCGAAAGAAGCGCTAGATGAGTATGATCTGCTGGCCCAGTCTCTCAAGCGCGACGATGAGCCGGTGCTTCGTGAGGTGGCGCTTGGATTGATCGTAGTGCTCGTGAAGGATATGCGCGAGCAAATGCGCGGAGCGGCCTACACAGCATTGAAGGAAATCGACTCCCGTGACGCCGTGCCCCTGTTCGAGGATGGATTAAGCGATGGGTCCGGCCCCGTGCGTGTATTGGCGGTCGAAGGGCTGGGTCGTTCGGAAGCCGGGCGGAAGTCGAAGAAGTTGCGCGGGGCGATTGAGGACCAGGCTGGGCTGGTCAAGGCGCGCGTCGTTAAGGTGCTTGGCCGTTCCGGGGATTCGTCTGTATTGCCTCTCATTGAGGCTGCAGCGAAGGACGAACTCTCTCCGGTGCGCATTGCTGCCTATGCGGCGCTGATCAGGTTAGGGAAAAAAGAGGCCTGGGACGAGTTGCGGAAGGTCGCCGATGCGGCGAATCCAGACGATCGGACCGATGCCATGCGGGCGATCGCCGATCTGAAAGATCAGCGTGGCGCGCCTCTCATGATGGAACTCTTGACCTATGCCCAGCCTTCCGTACGGGGGACTGCGGCCAGAGGATTGGGACAGCTTGGACGGAAAGAGGCCCGCGAGAAGATTGAAGTGTTATTGAAGGATCCTATCCCGGCGGTACGAGAATCCGCCGTGTCGAGCCTGGCTGAGTTAGGCGCGGTCGAGTCTGTTCCGGCTATCAAACAGTTGTTAGGAGATGGACAGGTCACGGTGCGGGCGGCGGCGGTGGCGTCCCTGCTCCAACTCGGGCAATCGTTTGAGATGGTCGCTGAGACGGCTAGAGCGCTGGCGCAGCAAAGCGATACGGCCTCCCGTGCCTCGATTGCCTTTGCGCTTGGGAAGGCGACCAAGTCAAATGCCAAGGCCGCCGTCATATTTTTGAGCGGCCTGACGGCGGACTCATTGCCCGGCCCCAAGATCGTTGCCCTGCGGTCGCTGGGCCATATTGGAGATCGTGAGGTGATTCCTCTGATGATGGAGGGGATGCACGATACCAATGAGGCCGTTCGGGCGACGGCGGCAGGAGGACTCTTGCACCTGTTGCAATCGAACCCATAG
- a CDS encoding carboxypeptidase regulatory-like domain-containing protein, whose product MKSHTRLKRVRARALAVISFLVIGMGAGAAVAYDVIEVAHGGTVEGVVRLEGTVPDPKGFNLITFPDPAYCGRISNGRGWRLLRDFVVSQDAGLKDAIVLLEGVEAGKSFETSVPLIEARDCMFQPFMTIVRNGHAVEVINMDPVMHDIQGYETSPEAGARTLFNTPLVMNHQHHRGDIHAIHNHAPGKSLVGPVYLNKGRRTFYMQCGFHAYMESWAMAVNNPYYALTDSTGAFKIDNIPPGTYQLVVWHPQTGPGLTKMVTVQADGTVKEQLSLQAPKGNRSAYKVMDNPRFGPESLGHSIDIQPLVEHQH is encoded by the coding sequence GTGAAGAGTCATACAAGACTGAAGCGGGTGCGTGCGAGGGCGCTGGCAGTGATCTCGTTCCTCGTCATCGGGATGGGGGCGGGGGCAGCCGTTGCGTATGATGTCATTGAGGTGGCGCACGGTGGAACGGTCGAAGGCGTCGTCAGGCTGGAAGGGACGGTTCCTGATCCCAAGGGGTTCAACCTCATTACCTTCCCAGATCCTGCCTATTGCGGACGGATTTCAAACGGTCGAGGCTGGAGATTATTGCGCGATTTTGTCGTGAGTCAGGACGCCGGACTGAAGGACGCCATCGTGTTGTTGGAGGGGGTCGAGGCAGGGAAGTCGTTTGAGACCTCCGTACCGTTGATCGAAGCCCGTGACTGCATGTTTCAACCGTTTATGACGATCGTCCGGAACGGGCATGCCGTGGAAGTCATTAACATGGATCCGGTGATGCACGATATTCAGGGCTATGAAACGTCTCCGGAGGCCGGTGCCAGAACATTGTTCAATACCCCGTTGGTCATGAATCATCAACATCATCGCGGCGACATTCATGCCATTCACAATCACGCGCCGGGCAAGTCGCTGGTCGGGCCTGTCTATCTGAACAAGGGACGCCGAACCTTTTACATGCAGTGCGGCTTCCATGCGTACATGGAAAGTTGGGCGATGGCGGTCAATAACCCCTACTACGCGCTGACCGATAGCACCGGGGCCTTCAAGATCGACAACATTCCCCCGGGAACCTATCAGTTGGTGGTGTGGCATCCACAGACCGGTCCAGGCCTGACGAAGATGGTCACGGTTCAGGCAGACGGCACAGTGAAGGAGCAGCTCTCATTGCAGGCTCCCAAAGGAAATCGGTCTGCCTACAAGGTGATGGACAATCCTCGTTTCGGCCCGGAGTCATTGGGTCATTCGATCGACATCCAGCCGCTAGTGGAACATCAGCATTGA
- a CDS encoding multicopper oxidase domain-containing protein, translating into MFFHTSRVCVPTRMLGAMAAVALLWAPLASAESASSHVAMNHQLPAWAEQLKGQTIVEDAMSGKGERSAMVEQQHQRIMEHMTHDPQVQGVNTGMYNTQSMMHQYGAGGQDMLLVSDPRIEPVAMVGGGKCPATAPVKQYNVSAINVEITLNQWLDFYPGYMYVLDENLDKVRAEEATNKAARDKEGFDPGAIIPGVQAQWIQPLTIRANQGDCVKIKLSNKLEGGEEVSLHIHGSSMVVSATGAAATTTNSDTIVAKDKSGDYEWYIHPNTQEGVRQFHTFSNDRELTVMGMFGSFVVEPRGSSYWEALGSGDATPASSGWQVMIKNGTGPDFREFVLYYHEVGDEAFRPLNKKGDFLPQRDPLTDAYRPGGRAINYRSEPFGINNMHVQHEYFGFEDESMGYSSYTFGDPSPTIPRSYIGDPAKFRLVHGGSEVFHSHHPHGGTIRWPRSPRAIDDMNLWATSTNGPVKYPVIRAKTDRVDVEVIGPSEALDLETECGSGLCQQLAGDFLFHCHVAHHYVAGMWGYWRVYNTIQQGDLRNDVMPDLRELPDRKGRIKTPIASDKLVGQTVDWFGKQFTITDKGKSNWKGNPAVINIKDWVAMQMPTMGKPGHKDDEKGQTQSYDATVLDWTWNGNVAMSEKESEIDNPKYKSTHPGKRHPIMFEPMTGKVAWPHLTPHFGRRVMFSPNHVGAPWLEMIRRDANGEESVDQALPGENGVWSLCPENAGRKSYNVHFVKMPIKIAKAQGKEPAVIDPNGLIYVLHEEEAAIRANDDLKYPLVVRGNIYDCLDWTLTSEWDDDDYTNFQASKINTHWHFLQFDNQASDGVITGFSYEQSVRPFTMLEKKNKKGLPAPMNTALTAAAKKGATSIAVRNAKQYHVGTLILVGADNVKGNEISRIKAINGNTIVLAKGLKNDHPANDIITVEFVRQRFWVDADVGTVFWHDHAFGATTWPHGGFGTFIAEPVGSTYHDPKTGKEVRSGPIADIRTVEPVGHGVNNSFRELMVQVHDTVPHTVNIVTAGNPPGQPIEVALEAGKTVSFMMPEKIYMTPMPFLNGGTHTTGSGLNFRAGPIAQRLATNPDSSQIFNSSIHGDPYTPTLRAYVGDTMVFRLLHTLMNESMVWTLSGHTFLTERYAGDANRKNSIHIGIAERYDLVVPQAGGSRFQAGDYIHFNGRSSKFSEGGWGIIRVYDKEQADLKKLTSGFSTKNEIPKALPVCPADAPVKSFNVVALDYPSMKFNAKAPETIEVDFERKILMTNPEAKIYALEEDTAKVASGAQPMPLTLRVNVGDCVKVNLKNKMKESKASFSAIGLAFDPKESMGANIGNNAGDQTIAPGAERTYTYYADPFNGETTSLVWDWGNVMTNPRNGLFGAIVVGPKGAKYRDPKTGADLTTKNAWAADVILDHSLPGMENRPNYRDVALFFQDEDNIIGTSFMPYVQNVAGLTGVNYRSEPYKFREEQGCSLGKVFQPCKADKPEDPATPLIEAHAGDPVRIHILGVSNEQNGMFSVEKHEWPIEPFMRGADLISVVEFSGSETIDAFIPSAGGPYRSPGDYVYSNQRLPYSQSGQWGYVRVLPAGDQRLLPLHGTGAGMKSASAGQPMQVIPVAAK; encoded by the coding sequence ATGTTCTTTCACACATCACGGGTTTGCGTGCCTACCCGCATGCTCGGCGCGATGGCGGCAGTTGCCCTGTTATGGGCACCGCTCGCATCCGCTGAGAGCGCATCGTCCCATGTGGCGATGAATCACCAGCTCCCCGCCTGGGCGGAGCAACTCAAGGGTCAGACGATCGTCGAAGATGCGATGTCCGGAAAGGGCGAGCGGTCGGCGATGGTCGAGCAGCAGCATCAGCGCATCATGGAGCACATGACCCATGATCCGCAGGTTCAGGGCGTCAACACCGGGATGTACAACACCCAGTCCATGATGCACCAATACGGTGCGGGTGGGCAGGACATGTTGTTGGTGTCCGATCCCCGCATTGAGCCGGTGGCGATGGTGGGCGGCGGCAAGTGCCCCGCAACCGCCCCGGTGAAGCAGTACAACGTGTCCGCGATCAACGTCGAGATCACGCTGAATCAGTGGCTCGACTTTTATCCCGGCTACATGTACGTGCTGGATGAGAATCTCGACAAGGTCCGCGCGGAAGAAGCGACGAATAAGGCCGCGCGCGACAAGGAAGGATTCGATCCCGGAGCGATCATCCCCGGCGTGCAAGCCCAGTGGATTCAACCGCTGACCATCCGCGCCAACCAGGGCGATTGCGTCAAGATTAAGTTGAGCAATAAGCTGGAAGGCGGCGAGGAAGTCAGCCTTCATATCCATGGGTCTTCCATGGTGGTGAGCGCCACGGGCGCCGCGGCCACCACGACCAACTCGGATACGATTGTTGCCAAGGACAAGAGCGGTGACTACGAGTGGTATATCCACCCGAACACCCAGGAAGGCGTCCGGCAGTTCCATACGTTCAGCAACGACCGTGAGCTGACCGTGATGGGCATGTTCGGTTCCTTCGTCGTGGAACCCCGCGGATCTTCCTATTGGGAAGCGCTCGGCAGCGGTGACGCGACTCCGGCCAGCAGCGGCTGGCAGGTCATGATCAAGAATGGTACGGGCCCGGACTTCCGTGAGTTCGTGCTGTACTACCACGAAGTCGGCGATGAAGCGTTCCGTCCCTTGAATAAGAAGGGCGACTTCCTCCCGCAGCGCGATCCGTTGACGGACGCGTATCGCCCGGGTGGCCGCGCGATCAACTATCGCAGCGAGCCGTTCGGCATCAATAACATGCATGTGCAGCATGAGTACTTCGGCTTTGAAGACGAGTCGATGGGCTACAGCTCCTATACCTTCGGCGATCCGTCGCCGACGATTCCCCGCTCCTACATCGGAGATCCGGCGAAGTTTCGTTTGGTTCACGGCGGATCGGAAGTGTTCCACAGCCACCATCCGCACGGAGGCACGATTCGGTGGCCGCGCAGCCCGCGGGCGATCGATGACATGAACCTCTGGGCGACCAGCACCAATGGCCCGGTCAAGTATCCGGTCATTCGTGCCAAGACCGACCGTGTCGACGTGGAAGTCATTGGGCCGTCAGAAGCCCTCGACCTGGAAACCGAGTGCGGTTCCGGTCTCTGCCAGCAGCTGGCCGGCGACTTCCTCTTCCATTGTCACGTGGCGCACCACTATGTCGCAGGCATGTGGGGCTACTGGCGCGTGTACAACACGATTCAACAGGGTGATCTGCGAAACGACGTGATGCCGGACCTCCGTGAGTTGCCGGATCGCAAGGGCCGCATCAAGACCCCGATCGCGTCCGACAAGCTGGTCGGTCAGACCGTGGACTGGTTCGGTAAGCAGTTCACGATTACCGATAAGGGCAAGAGCAACTGGAAAGGCAACCCAGCCGTCATCAACATTAAAGATTGGGTGGCCATGCAGATGCCCACGATGGGCAAGCCCGGTCATAAGGATGACGAAAAGGGTCAGACGCAGTCCTACGATGCCACCGTCCTCGATTGGACGTGGAACGGCAACGTGGCGATGAGCGAAAAGGAAAGCGAGATCGACAATCCCAAGTACAAGTCCACGCATCCGGGCAAGCGGCACCCGATCATGTTCGAGCCGATGACCGGGAAGGTGGCCTGGCCGCATCTCACGCCGCACTTCGGTCGGCGCGTGATGTTCTCGCCAAACCACGTCGGAGCGCCCTGGCTGGAAATGATCCGCCGGGATGCCAACGGTGAAGAGAGCGTCGATCAGGCGCTTCCCGGTGAGAACGGCGTGTGGAGTCTCTGTCCGGAGAATGCCGGACGGAAGAGCTACAACGTGCACTTTGTGAAGATGCCGATCAAGATTGCGAAGGCGCAGGGAAAAGAGCCGGCGGTCATCGATCCGAACGGCTTGATCTATGTGCTCCATGAAGAAGAAGCAGCGATCCGCGCCAACGACGATCTGAAGTATCCGTTGGTGGTCCGCGGCAACATCTATGATTGCCTGGATTGGACGCTGACCAGTGAGTGGGACGACGACGACTACACGAACTTCCAGGCGTCGAAGATCAACACGCACTGGCATTTCTTGCAGTTCGACAACCAGGCTTCGGACGGCGTGATCACCGGCTTCTCTTATGAGCAGTCGGTCCGGCCGTTTACGATGCTGGAAAAGAAGAACAAGAAGGGCCTCCCGGCCCCAATGAACACCGCGTTGACGGCGGCGGCCAAGAAGGGTGCCACCAGCATCGCAGTGAGAAACGCGAAGCAGTATCACGTCGGCACCCTGATTCTCGTTGGTGCCGATAACGTGAAGGGCAACGAAATCTCCCGTATCAAGGCGATCAATGGCAACACGATTGTCTTGGCGAAGGGCTTGAAGAACGACCACCCGGCGAACGACATCATCACGGTCGAGTTCGTTCGGCAGCGGTTCTGGGTCGATGCGGACGTGGGGACCGTGTTCTGGCACGACCATGCGTTCGGTGCGACCACCTGGCCGCACGGCGGGTTCGGCACGTTCATCGCCGAGCCGGTTGGTTCGACCTATCATGATCCGAAGACCGGCAAAGAAGTGCGGAGCGGCCCCATTGCCGACATCCGGACCGTTGAGCCGGTGGGTCATGGCGTGAACAACAGCTTCCGCGAATTGATGGTGCAGGTGCATGACACCGTGCCGCACACCGTCAATATTGTGACCGCAGGCAATCCTCCAGGGCAGCCGATCGAAGTGGCGCTCGAGGCAGGAAAGACCGTGTCGTTCATGATGCCGGAAAAGATCTACATGACGCCGATGCCGTTCTTGAATGGTGGAACGCATACCACCGGGAGCGGTTTGAATTTCCGGGCCGGCCCAATCGCGCAGCGGTTGGCGACCAATCCGGATTCGTCGCAGATCTTCAATAGCAGCATCCACGGCGATCCGTATACGCCGACCCTGCGGGCTTATGTGGGAGACACCATGGTGTTCCGTCTCCTCCATACCCTCATGAACGAGTCGATGGTCTGGACCCTGTCCGGCCACACGTTCTTGACGGAACGTTATGCGGGTGACGCCAATCGGAAAAATTCGATTCATATTGGTATTGCCGAGCGCTACGACCTCGTGGTGCCGCAAGCCGGTGGATCGCGTTTCCAGGCTGGCGACTATATCCACTTCAACGGCCGGTCTTCCAAGTTCTCTGAAGGCGGCTGGGGTATTATTCGTGTCTATGACAAGGAACAGGCCGATTTGAAGAAGCTGACGTCTGGCTTCTCGACCAAGAATGAAATCCCGAAAGCCTTGCCGGTTTGCCCGGCTGATGCTCCGGTGAAGTCATTCAATGTGGTGGCCTTGGATTATCCGTCCATGAAGTTCAACGCGAAGGCCCCTGAGACCATCGAAGTGGACTTCGAGCGGAAGATCCTCATGACCAATCCAGAAGCGAAGATCTATGCCTTGGAGGAAGATACTGCCAAGGTGGCCAGCGGGGCTCAGCCCATGCCGCTGACGCTTCGTGTCAACGTCGGGGATTGTGTCAAGGTCAACCTGAAGAACAAGATGAAGGAGAGCAAGGCGTCCTTCTCGGCCATCGGGTTGGCGTTCGATCCGAAGGAATCGATGGGTGCCAATATCGGCAACAACGCTGGCGATCAGACGATCGCTCCTGGCGCCGAGCGCACCTATACGTACTATGCGGATCCCTTCAATGGTGAAACGACTTCGTTGGTGTGGGATTGGGGGAACGTGATGACCAATCCGCGCAACGGGCTGTTCGGCGCCATTGTGGTGGGCCCGAAGGGTGCGAAGTATCGCGATCCGAAGACCGGTGCCGATCTCACGACCAAGAATGCCTGGGCGGCCGATGTGATTCTGGATCACTCGTTGCCTGGGATGGAGAATCGGCCGAACTATCGTGACGTGGCGTTGTTCTTCCAAGACGAAGACAACATCATCGGCACGAGCTTCATGCCCTATGTGCAGAATGTGGCTGGTTTGACCGGTGTAAATTATCGGTCAGAACCCTACAAGTTCCGGGAAGAGCAGGGGTGTTCGCTGGGCAAGGTGTTCCAGCCTTGCAAAGCCGACAAGCCTGAGGATCCGGCGACGCCTCTGATCGAGGCGCACGCGGGCGATCCTGTCCGGATTCACATCCTGGGTGTGAGCAACGAACAGAACGGGATGTTCAGCGTGGAGAAGCATGAGTGGCCGATCGAGCCGTTCATGCGCGGCGCCGACCTGATCAGCGTCGTTGAGTTCTCCGGTTCAGAGACGATTGATGCCTTTATCCCCTCGGCAGGCGGACCGTATCGTTCGCCCGGTGACTATGTGTACAGCAACCAGCGGTTGCCGTATTCACAGTCCGGCCAGTGGGGGTATGTGCGGGTCTTGCCGGCCGGTGATCAGCGGTTGTTGCCGCTGCACGGGACTGGCGCCGGGATGAAGAGTGCGTCGGCTGGACAGCCGATGCAGGTGATTCCGGTCGCTGCGAAGTAA